The following are from one region of the Stanieria sp. NIES-3757 genome:
- a CDS encoding hypothetical protein (conserved hypothetical protein) yields the protein MNWLAHLLLAKPDVESRLGNLLGDLVKGRERRNLPAQFQLGLQCHQAIDSYTDSHWIVKRSKQRIRANYLRFSGILVDVFYDHLLAQNWHHYSALSLSDFTTQVYSSFTDYLEQIPLRASLIIRRMIQEDWLGSYQSFWGIETTLQRISWRITRRTNCCCDLTPAINELKEQYFEFEQDFREFFPQLTKHIQSWNFSH from the coding sequence ATGAATTGGTTAGCTCATCTTTTATTAGCCAAACCTGATGTCGAAAGTAGGTTAGGTAATCTTTTAGGAGATTTGGTTAAAGGTAGAGAAAGACGCAATTTACCCGCTCAGTTTCAACTAGGACTCCAATGCCATCAAGCGATCGATTCCTATACCGATAGTCATTGGATTGTGAAACGAAGTAAACAAAGAATTAGAGCTAATTATCTTCGGTTTTCTGGTATTTTAGTAGATGTTTTTTATGACCATCTATTAGCTCAAAATTGGCATCATTATTCTGCTCTATCTTTGTCTGATTTTACGACTCAAGTTTATAGTTCTTTTACTGATTATTTAGAGCAAATTCCGCTAAGAGCTAGTCTAATTATTAGAAGAATGATCCAAGAAGATTGGTTAGGTTCTTATCAAAGTTTTTGGGGAATTGAAACTACTCTACAACGAATTTCTTGGAGAATCACTAGAAGGACTAATTGTTGTTGTGATTTAACCCCTGCTATTAATGAACTTAAGGAACAATATTTTGAGTTTGAGCAAGATTTTCGAGAATTTTTTCCTCAATTAACTAAACATATTCAGAGTTGGAATTTCAGTCATTGA
- a CDS encoding DNA polymerase I produces the protein MSQPATTTSVVNSDRPIFVLIDGHSLAFRSYYAFAKSKKGALRTSTGIPTSICFGFLNSLLQVIELEQPEYLAIAFDLGEPTFRSVADPTYKANRQDTPEDFIPDLKNLQKLLAALNVTIAVSPGYEADDVLGTLANQASQAGYQVKILSGDRDLFQLVSDQEQISILYLDPKLAYSNRSYREFDRAAVVEKLSITPQQVIDYKALCGDKSDNIPGITGIGEKTAIKLLNEYSTLEGIYQNLDQIKGAVKQKIAIGKDNAFHSRYLATIETKTPITVTLEQCQLKGFDYQEVIPLLKQLELKKVIDRIEHLQEKLGGKLKLQQDLVESDREQLSLFTSDESGITINQEIVQQNNILQPSDDSNSASLIQPQIITNPERLEQLITTLKKYTNPAQPVAWDTETTSLEPHHAILVGIGCCWGNQATDIAYIPVGHQEGKQLDCQQVLTALKPILESSEYPKAFQNTKFDRLVLHYQGINLAGVVFDPMLASYLINPETSHNLTDLSERYLVGVVSKTYKDLGIPKGKTIANLSIDTVAEYCGLDAYATYLLVEKIQAELTKFPELHKLLIEVEQPLEIVLAGMEKIGFKIDVPYLQKFSLQLAQDLQELEQKAYQAAGETFNLNSPKQLSEILFEKLGLNRKKSSKTKTGYSTNQAVLEKLQGDHPLIDYILEQRTLSKLKSTYVDALPALVRPDTQRVHTDFNQANTATGRLSSSKPNLQNIPIRTEFSRQIRQAFIPENGWLLVAADYSQIELRILAHLSQEPVLVEAYRSNQDVHSITAQLLFDKQEITSEERRLGKIINFGVIYGMGAQRFARESGFSTAIGKEFIDKYRAKYTKVFAYLERVKQEAIANGFVTTILGRRRYFNFASKSLTNLQGNQPQDINLHELKYNYNDAQLLRAAANSPIQGSSADIIKIAMVKLHQILQQYQARLLLQIHDELVFEVPPQEWQELQFQIKATMENAVSLSVPLLVEINAGKNWMEAK, from the coding sequence ATGTCTCAACCTGCTACTACTACTTCTGTTGTCAACTCGGATCGACCAATATTTGTTCTAATTGATGGTCATTCTTTGGCTTTTCGTTCCTATTATGCCTTTGCTAAATCTAAAAAAGGAGCGTTGCGAACTTCAACAGGAATTCCTACCAGTATTTGTTTTGGTTTTCTTAATTCTTTATTGCAAGTGATCGAATTAGAACAACCTGAATATCTAGCGATCGCTTTTGATCTAGGCGAGCCTACTTTTCGTAGTGTAGCAGATCCTACTTATAAAGCTAATCGTCAAGATACACCAGAAGATTTTATTCCGGATCTTAAAAACCTACAAAAACTTTTAGCTGCTTTAAATGTAACTATTGCAGTTTCGCCTGGTTATGAAGCTGATGATGTGTTAGGTACTTTAGCAAACCAAGCATCCCAAGCAGGATATCAAGTTAAAATACTTAGTGGCGATCGCGATTTGTTTCAATTAGTTAGCGATCAAGAACAGATTAGTATTTTATATTTAGATCCCAAACTTGCCTATAGTAATCGTAGCTATCGCGAATTTGATAGAGCAGCAGTAGTAGAGAAGTTAAGTATTACTCCCCAACAAGTAATTGACTACAAAGCTTTATGTGGTGACAAGTCGGATAATATTCCTGGCATTACGGGAATTGGTGAAAAAACCGCGATTAAATTATTGAATGAATATTCCACTTTAGAAGGTATTTATCAAAATTTAGACCAGATTAAGGGAGCAGTTAAACAGAAAATTGCGATAGGAAAAGATAATGCTTTTCATTCGCGTTATTTAGCAACTATCGAAACAAAAACTCCTATAACAGTTACTTTAGAACAATGTCAGTTAAAAGGTTTTGATTATCAAGAAGTCATTCCTCTACTTAAACAATTAGAACTAAAAAAAGTCATTGATAGAATTGAACATTTACAAGAAAAGCTGGGAGGAAAACTTAAACTTCAACAAGACTTAGTCGAAAGCGACAGAGAGCAATTATCTTTATTCACTAGTGATGAATCTGGCATAACTATTAATCAAGAAATTGTTCAACAAAATAATATTTTGCAACCTTCAGATGATTCTAATTCAGCATCTTTAATTCAACCTCAAATTATTACTAACCCAGAACGCTTAGAACAATTAATTACTACTTTAAAAAAATATACTAATCCTGCACAGCCTGTGGCTTGGGATACAGAAACAACTTCCTTAGAACCTCACCATGCAATCTTAGTGGGAATTGGTTGCTGTTGGGGAAATCAAGCTACAGATATTGCCTATATTCCTGTCGGACATCAGGAAGGAAAACAATTAGATTGTCAGCAAGTTTTAACTGCTTTAAAACCTATTTTAGAATCTTCAGAATATCCTAAAGCTTTTCAGAATACTAAATTTGATCGCTTAGTCTTACATTATCAAGGAATTAACTTAGCTGGGGTTGTTTTCGATCCGATGTTAGCTAGTTATTTAATCAATCCTGAAACTAGTCATAATCTTACTGATTTATCGGAACGTTATTTAGTAGGAGTTGTTTCTAAAACTTATAAAGATTTAGGAATTCCCAAAGGAAAAACTATTGCTAATCTATCGATTGATACTGTAGCTGAATATTGTGGTTTAGATGCTTATGCCACTTATCTTCTAGTCGAAAAAATACAAGCTGAATTAACTAAATTTCCTGAACTACACAAACTACTAATCGAAGTAGAACAACCACTGGAAATAGTTTTAGCAGGCATGGAAAAAATTGGCTTTAAAATTGATGTACCCTATCTGCAAAAATTTTCCTTACAATTAGCTCAAGATTTACAAGAACTTGAACAAAAAGCTTATCAAGCAGCAGGAGAAACCTTTAACTTAAACTCCCCTAAACAACTAAGTGAAATTTTGTTTGAAAAATTAGGTCTGAATCGTAAAAAATCAAGTAAAACTAAAACTGGCTATTCAACTAATCAAGCTGTTTTAGAAAAATTACAAGGCGATCATCCTTTAATTGACTATATTTTAGAACAACGTACTTTATCAAAATTAAAATCAACTTACGTTGATGCACTTCCTGCTTTAGTTCGTCCCGATACTCAAAGAGTTCATACAGATTTTAATCAAGCTAATACTGCTACAGGTAGATTATCTTCTTCTAAACCTAATCTACAAAATATTCCCATTCGTACCGAATTTTCTCGGCAAATTCGTCAAGCTTTTATTCCTGAAAATGGGTGGTTATTAGTCGCTGCTGATTACTCACAAATTGAATTAAGAATTCTCGCTCATTTAAGTCAAGAACCTGTCTTAGTTGAAGCTTATCGTTCTAATCAAGATGTTCATAGTATCACCGCTCAATTGTTATTTGACAAGCAAGAAATTACTTCAGAAGAAAGGCGTTTAGGTAAAATAATTAACTTTGGTGTAATTTATGGTATGGGTGCGCAAAGATTTGCTAGAGAATCAGGTTTTAGTACGGCAATTGGTAAAGAATTTATTGATAAATATCGTGCTAAATATACGAAAGTTTTTGCTTATTTAGAACGAGTTAAACAAGAAGCGATCGCAAATGGGTTTGTCACGACTATTTTGGGGAGAAGACGTTATTTTAATTTTGCTAGTAAAAGTTTAACTAACCTTCAAGGTAATCAACCACAAGATATTAATTTGCATGAACTGAAATACAATTATAACGATGCCCAATTATTAAGGGCTGCTGCTAATTCTCCCATTCAAGGTTCAAGTGCAGATATTATTAAAATTGCGATGGTTAAATTACACCAAATTCTGCAACAATATCAAGCTCGATTATTATTACAAATTCACGATGAATTAGTGTTTGAAGTTCCTCCTCAAGAATGGCAAGAATTACAATTTCAAATCAAAGCAACTATGGAAAATGCAGTGAGTTTAAGTGTTCCCTTGCTAGTAGAAATTAATGCAGGAAAAAATTGGATGGAAGCTAAGTAA
- a CDS encoding glycosyl transferase family 39, with the protein MTINKRYQIKSLGLLLVIILLAAALRILFLGQAPNTFSTDEVSNGYDAYSILQTGRDRYGHFLPILLTGFNDSRESLYVFLNIPLIQLFSLNEFSVRLPSAIAGVLTVPVLYYLAQECFNNKKISLTAALLFTFSPWSIFYSRLTFHANLLPLFFCLALLFFLKSFRQPNYLLLSSFLFGLSLYTYASARAFIPLFMLGLTIIFWKRLWEIKTQTIIAIAIFLTIFLFFVSLWLAPGGMARLEETGIETNIFMLLVNYISHFEPVFLFLHGDWNERRSLTTWGVGQLHLFELVTVIVGVLALRKKTDRISKILFLWLFLYPIPAALTEPQHAIRAIVGIPLFSLFSAYGLWQIPNLLNPNQRKIFKFIAPLIITISFIFSLKAYFNFSQYKISNTSAEHWQYGMKEALTYAENSNYSCVLMSNSFKRVNMYIIFYTKYPPAQYQIAPADPETKYFTEDYTLGKYTITDIARPRDFSEKCLLIIKPEELEKLNQIYSVWQEVKSIKTPEPDSKEKIKLIEVET; encoded by the coding sequence TTGACTATAAATAAACGTTACCAAATTAAATCTTTAGGGTTACTGTTAGTAATTATTTTACTTGCTGCTGCCTTGAGAATTTTATTTCTCGGTCAAGCCCCTAATACTTTTTCTACCGACGAAGTTTCTAATGGTTATGATGCTTATTCTATTTTACAAACTGGACGCGATCGCTATGGTCATTTTCTGCCAATTTTATTAACGGGATTTAATGATTCTCGCGAGTCTTTATATGTTTTTCTAAATATTCCTTTAATTCAATTATTTAGTTTAAATGAATTTAGTGTTAGGTTACCTTCAGCTATAGCAGGAGTTTTAACTGTTCCTGTTTTATATTATTTAGCTCAGGAATGTTTTAATAATAAGAAAATTTCTTTAACTGCTGCCTTATTATTTACTTTTAGTCCTTGGAGTATTTTTTATAGTCGTCTAACTTTTCATGCCAATTTATTACCTTTGTTTTTTTGTTTAGCCTTACTTTTTTTCCTCAAAAGTTTTCGACAACCTAATTATTTACTTCTCAGCAGTTTTTTATTTGGTTTAAGTCTGTATACTTATGCTTCAGCGAGAGCCTTTATTCCCTTATTTATGTTAGGGTTAACAATTATTTTTTGGAAAAGATTATGGGAAATTAAAACTCAAACTATTATCGCGATCGCAATATTTTTGACAATATTTTTATTTTTCGTGTCTTTATGGCTTGCTCCTGGTGGAATGGCAAGGCTTGAAGAAACTGGCATAGAAACTAATATTTTTATGCTTTTGGTTAATTATATATCTCATTTTGAACCAGTTTTTTTATTTCTTCATGGAGATTGGAACGAACGTCGTAGTCTGACAACTTGGGGAGTAGGACAATTACATTTATTTGAATTAGTTACAGTAATTGTAGGAGTTTTAGCCCTCAGGAAGAAAACAGACCGAATTAGTAAAATTTTATTTTTGTGGTTATTTCTTTATCCTATTCCTGCTGCTTTAACTGAACCTCAGCACGCTATTCGTGCCATTGTTGGTATTCCTTTATTTAGTTTATTTTCTGCTTATGGTTTGTGGCAAATTCCTAATTTACTGAATCCAAATCAACGAAAAATATTTAAATTTATTGCTCCTTTAATCATAACTATTAGTTTTATTTTTTCCTTAAAAGCTTATTTTAATTTTTCTCAATATAAAATTTCTAATACTTCGGCTGAACACTGGCAATATGGAATGAAAGAAGCTCTGACTTATGCAGAAAATAGTAACTATAGTTGTGTGTTGATGAGCAATAGTTTTAAACGAGTGAATATGTATATTATTTTTTATACAAAATATCCTCCAGCCCAATATCAAATTGCACCAGCCGATCCAGAAACAAAATATTTTACCGAAGATTATACTTTAGGTAAATATACAATTACTGATATCGCGCGACCTAGAGATTTTTCAGAAAAATGTTTATTGATTATTAAGCCAGAAGAATTAGAGAAATTGAATCAAATTTATTCTGTTTGGCAAGAAGTAAAAAGTATTAAAACTCCTGAACCAGACAGCAAAGAAAAAATCAAATTAATTGAAGTAGAAACTTAG
- a CDS encoding HAD-superfamily hydrolase subfamily IIIA codes for MLKKSILVSQRRHLQLKRPKLLKQVHTLACIKIEQLTSCGIKGIILDLDNTIISEDDRYLSPDVESWIEQAKLAGLSFFILSNGKRRHRVLYWSERLDIPAINPAKKPFPRSFRKAMKLMQLPPKKVVVIGDSFHTDVMGAKLCRCHYIQVASLPHPPRWWERLAGKFIQKPYPPEYELWDFNVSVYENYL; via the coding sequence GTGTTAAAAAAATCTATTTTAGTCAGCCAAAGACGGCACTTACAACTTAAACGTCCTAAGTTATTAAAACAAGTTCATACCTTAGCTTGTATCAAAATCGAACAACTAACAAGCTGTGGAATTAAGGGAATTATCTTGGATTTAGATAATACTATCATCTCTGAAGATGACCGTTATCTATCTCCAGATGTAGAAAGTTGGATTGAACAAGCAAAGTTAGCAGGCTTGAGTTTTTTTATCCTTTCTAATGGCAAACGTCGTCACCGAGTTTTATATTGGTCGGAACGTTTAGATATTCCTGCGATTAATCCAGCAAAAAAGCCATTTCCTCGCTCATTTCGTAAAGCAATGAAATTGATGCAGCTACCACCCAAAAAGGTAGTAGTAATTGGAGATAGCTTTCATACAGATGTGATGGGAGCAAAACTTTGTAGATGTCATTATATTCAAGTTGCTAGTTTACCCCATCCTCCTCGCTGGTGGGAAAGACTAGCGGGTAAATTTATTCAAAAACCCTATCCACCAGAATATGAACTGTGGGATTTTAATGTTTCTGTCTATGAAAATTACTTGTAA
- a CDS encoding UbiA prenyltransferase — protein MRSQGLINDFKIYAYIEALRPRQWTKNLVVFAAPLFAFNINYSSFLGSLLAFILFCATSSSFYLLNDIVDVQSDRQHPIKRKRPIAAGLVSIPTALAMSIVLLVSSIIIGWLQTSALGATIIAYAILQVAYNIRLKHTPIADIGAIAAGFVLRAYSGAAASNIVLSSWFVICTAMLALFLAIEKRKAELRLTQIKGHKPRKVLRRYSLPLLHRMENVVTTGCVVTYTLWSSGPVVNGASTSWMLITLPFVLYGIFRYQLLSDSEEIERRSKNTEEQGGSSERPEEILLKDKPILFTVLSWAITCFVILYLEHQGLIF, from the coding sequence ATGCGTTCTCAAGGTTTAATTAATGATTTTAAAATTTATGCTTATATAGAGGCATTAAGACCACGACAATGGACAAAAAATTTGGTAGTATTTGCTGCCCCTTTATTTGCATTTAATATTAATTATTCATCTTTTTTAGGCAGTTTATTAGCATTTATACTTTTTTGTGCTACATCCAGTAGTTTCTACCTCTTAAACGACATTGTTGATGTGCAATCGGATCGTCAGCATCCTATCAAGCGTAAACGTCCTATCGCTGCTGGGTTAGTTAGTATACCAACAGCCTTGGCAATGTCAATAGTGCTATTGGTGAGTTCTATCATTATTGGATGGTTGCAAACTTCTGCTTTAGGTGCAACTATTATTGCTTATGCCATTTTACAAGTAGCTTATAATATTCGTTTGAAGCATACACCAATTGCAGATATTGGGGCAATTGCAGCAGGTTTTGTACTTCGTGCTTATAGTGGTGCTGCTGCTAGCAATATTGTTTTATCCTCTTGGTTTGTGATTTGTACGGCAATGTTAGCGTTATTTTTAGCCATTGAAAAACGCAAAGCCGAACTTAGATTAACTCAAATCAAAGGTCATAAACCCCGCAAAGTACTGAGACGTTACTCTTTACCATTACTCCATCGCATGGAGAACGTAGTTACCACAGGTTGTGTGGTTACTTACACACTTTGGAGTTCGGGACCAGTTGTGAATGGTGCTTCCACATCTTGGATGTTAATTACTTTACCCTTCGTTTTATATGGAATTTTCCGTTACCAGCTATTAAGTGACTCAGAAGAAATTGAACGTCGCAGTAAAAATACCGAAGAACAAGGTGGAAGTAGCGAAAGACCAGAAGAAATTTTGTTGAAAGACAAACCGATTCTGTTTACTGTCCTTAGCTGGGCTATTACCTGTTTTGTAATTCTCTATTTAGAACACCAAGGGTTAATTTTCTAA
- a CDS encoding heat-inducible transcription repressor HrcA, producing MSHQFNLNERSQNILKATIQHYIATAEPVGSKTLVEEYGFNISSATIRNIMGRLEEAGFLFQPHTSAGRIPSDWGYRIYVDRLINPDDISSKQLEQSLHQQLQWERVSFENLLQRATKILAALSGYIALITFPQNPSDSLRHLQLVYLPSGQIMLVIVTDSYQTQSVLVESSLLNTDRESLDEELIESELQILSNFLNQKLKGQTLMQITSLDWDKIDREFIQYTGFIKIIAQELHRLVKPNNSTPIVIHGVAEVLRQPEFSQLQQVQTLLYLLEEKQEQLFPVIFTIPQLANDSKRVAGTPPSHGGDGTHRRSPVKIKIGSENSLEPMRICTLVAANYYQDDVPVGSVGIIGPTRMLYQNAIALVETTAGYLSDALS from the coding sequence ATGTCTCATCAATTTAATTTGAATGAAAGATCTCAGAATATACTTAAAGCTACGATTCAGCATTATATAGCTACCGCAGAGCCAGTAGGCTCAAAAACGTTAGTAGAAGAATACGGCTTTAACATTAGTTCGGCGACTATCCGTAATATTATGGGAAGGTTAGAAGAGGCTGGATTTTTATTCCAACCCCATACTTCTGCTGGAAGAATTCCTTCTGATTGGGGTTATCGAATCTACGTTGATCGCTTAATTAATCCTGATGACATTTCGAGTAAACAATTAGAACAATCTTTGCACCAACAATTGCAATGGGAGAGAGTAAGTTTTGAAAACTTATTACAAAGAGCAACCAAAATTTTGGCTGCTTTAAGTGGTTATATCGCTCTGATTACCTTTCCTCAAAATCCGAGTGATAGTTTACGCCATCTCCAGCTAGTTTATTTGCCTTCAGGACAGATTATGCTGGTGATTGTGACTGATTCTTATCAAACTCAGTCGGTATTAGTAGAATCATCCCTACTAAATACAGATCGAGAAAGTTTGGATGAAGAATTAATCGAAAGTGAATTACAGATACTGTCGAATTTTCTCAATCAAAAACTCAAAGGGCAAACTTTGATGCAAATAACTTCTTTAGATTGGGACAAAATTGACCGTGAATTTATTCAGTATACTGGTTTTATCAAAATTATTGCTCAAGAGTTACATCGCTTAGTCAAGCCGAATAATTCTACTCCAATAGTTATTCATGGCGTTGCTGAAGTTCTACGTCAGCCCGAATTTTCTCAACTGCAACAAGTACAAACTCTACTGTATCTGTTGGAAGAAAAACAAGAACAACTTTTTCCTGTCATTTTTACTATTCCCCAATTAGCAAATGATTCTAAACGAGTTGCAGGTACTCCACCTTCTCACGGCGGAGACGGCACGCATCGGCGTTCCCCCGTCAAAATAAAAATAGGTTCCGAAAACTCCCTCGAACCGATGCGGATTTGCACTTTAGTGGCAGCTAACTACTATCAGGATGATGTCCCGGTTGGTAGTGTTGGTATTATTGGTCCAACCAGAATGCTTTATCAAAATGCGATCGCTCTTGTCGAAACCACTGCGGGCTATCTTTCTGACGCTCTTAGTTAG
- a CDS encoding signal peptide peptidase SppA, 67K type, protein MGQFLKQTFASLIGSLAGLFLFCGLGISGVVWFLITVTVPEKELPVQGKSVLVFDLATEIRDSQLPTNLQQAIAGERQSTMTLRQVLQSLEKATKDPQIVGLFLDGSKEGGGDSGYATLAEVRTALEEFRSHGKKIIAYDVSWSEKEYYLASVADEVILNPMGMIELNGLSSQQMFFKDALEKYGIGVQVIRVGDYKAAVEPYTRNNFSPENREQTQALLSNIWQKFLTNVGESRKITPQQLQTIADTQGLVNPKEAQQSGLIDRVAYYDNVVADLRTLTGEKGEQELSFRQVSLNSYLTKNAVITEEDASQPQIAVIYAEGSIVGGKGSIEQIGSDRFIKDLRQLREDKNVKAIVLRINSPGGSATASEIILREIVLTKAKKPVIVSMGNMAASGGYWISTGASQIFAEENTITGSIGVFGLLPNIQKIANNHGITWDTVKTANFADTDSPTRPKTSQELAIYQKSVNQTYDLFLNKVVEHRHISRDKVQAIAQGKIWSGTEAHKIGLVDRIGGLEAAIAFAAETAKLGNNWQLQEYPQQRNLESEIIDRLLQVQASEQLTSLDPITVEFLKFKRDLADFQTLSDPKGIYARLPFNFDFD, encoded by the coding sequence ATGGGTCAATTTTTAAAACAAACCTTTGCTAGTCTGATTGGTAGTCTAGCTGGATTATTTCTATTCTGCGGTTTGGGAATTAGTGGAGTAGTCTGGTTTTTAATTACAGTTACTGTACCCGAGAAAGAGTTACCAGTACAAGGTAAATCCGTATTAGTTTTCGATCTTGCTACAGAAATTAGAGATTCACAGCTTCCTACTAATTTACAACAAGCGATCGCTGGAGAGCGTCAAAGTACGATGACTCTACGCCAAGTTTTACAATCTCTTGAGAAAGCTACTAAAGATCCACAAATTGTTGGTCTTTTTTTAGATGGTAGCAAAGAAGGTGGTGGAGATAGTGGTTATGCGACCCTAGCTGAAGTCAGGACTGCTTTAGAAGAGTTTCGTAGTCATGGCAAAAAAATTATTGCTTATGATGTTAGTTGGAGTGAAAAAGAATATTATCTAGCTTCGGTTGCGGATGAAGTAATTTTAAATCCGATGGGAATGATTGAACTGAACGGTTTAAGTTCTCAACAGATGTTTTTCAAAGACGCTTTAGAAAAGTATGGCATTGGGGTTCAGGTAATTCGCGTCGGAGATTATAAAGCAGCCGTTGAACCTTATACTAGAAATAATTTCAGTCCTGAAAACCGCGAACAAACTCAGGCTTTATTGTCTAATATCTGGCAAAAATTCCTTACTAATGTGGGAGAGAGTCGCAAGATTACTCCTCAACAGTTACAAACAATTGCTGACACACAGGGTTTGGTAAATCCAAAAGAAGCGCAGCAATCAGGATTAATCGATCGCGTTGCTTACTATGATAATGTGGTTGCCGATTTAAGAACTTTAACAGGTGAAAAGGGCGAACAAGAACTATCTTTTAGACAAGTTAGTTTAAACAGTTATCTTACTAAAAATGCTGTCATTACAGAAGAGGATGCTTCTCAACCTCAAATCGCGGTAATTTATGCGGAAGGTTCGATTGTAGGTGGGAAAGGTAGTATTGAACAAATTGGTAGCGATCGCTTTATAAAAGATTTACGCCAATTACGAGAAGATAAAAATGTCAAAGCAATTGTGTTACGGATTAATAGTCCTGGTGGTAGTGCTACTGCTTCAGAGATTATTTTACGAGAAATTGTCTTAACTAAAGCCAAAAAACCAGTCATTGTTTCGATGGGAAACATGGCTGCTTCTGGCGGTTATTGGATTTCTACTGGTGCGAGTCAAATTTTTGCTGAGGAAAACACGATTACTGGTTCGATTGGTGTGTTTGGTTTATTACCAAATATTCAAAAAATCGCTAATAATCATGGTATTACTTGGGATACAGTCAAAACAGCGAACTTTGCGGATACAGATTCTCCTACTCGTCCTAAAACCAGTCAGGAATTAGCTATTTATCAAAAATCAGTTAATCAAACTTACGATTTGTTTTTAAATAAGGTAGTCGAACACCGTCATATTTCCCGTGACAAAGTCCAAGCAATTGCCCAGGGTAAGATTTGGTCGGGTACAGAAGCTCATAAAATTGGCTTAGTAGATCGCATCGGTGGTTTAGAAGCTGCGATCGCTTTTGCAGCCGAAACAGCTAAACTAGGAAATAATTGGCAATTACAAGAATATCCTCAACAACGAAATTTAGAATCAGAAATTATAGACAGATTACTTCAAGTCCAAGCCTCAGAACAATTAACTTCTCTTGACCCAATTACTGTCGAATTCCTCAAGTTTAAACGAGATTTAGCCGATTTTCAAACTCTGAGCGACCCAAAAGGCATTTATGCTAGATTACCATTTAATTTTGATTTTGATTAA